ACTGGCGGTATACAGACAATCGATATTGTGCTCACCGTATCCCAGGCTTCATTCCCCGGCGTTCATTTCTTGTTGAAAGAGAGGAGAGTGCCATGAAAACCGTTCTCAGAGGAACCAAGAAGGAAGTCGTGATTCAGCCGGATGCCCTCACGGTCATCATTGGCGAGCGCATCAACCCCACTGGCCGCAAGAAGCTGGCCGCCGCGCTGGTCGCCGGCGACCTGGAGTACGTGCGCCGCGAGGCCGTCGCCCAGGTGCGCGAGGGCGCCCATGTGATTGACGTCAACGTGGGCGCCGCCGGCGTGGATGAGGTAGACCTCCTGCCCAAGGCGGTGCTGGCTGTCGCAGAGGTCGTGGATGTCCCCATTTGCATCGACAGCTCCAGCGTGGAGGCCATCGAGGCGGCGTTGGCGGTGTGCCCTGGCCGGCCGCTGGTCAACTCCGTCAACGGCGAAGAGGAAAAGCTCGAGCGTATCCTGCCCCTCGTGAAGAAATACAACGCCGCCGTCATCGGCCTGACCATGGATGACAAGGGCATCCCCAATGACCCGCACGAGCGCCTGGCCATCGCCAAGAAGATCGTGGATCGGGCGGAAGCCATTGGCATCGCTCGCGAGGATGTTATCATTGACTGCCTGGCTCTGACCATGGGCGCCGACTCCAAGGCCGGCCTGATCACCCTCAAGACCATCGAGCTGGTGCGCAAGGAGCTGGGGAACAACATCACCCTGGGCGCCAGCAACGCCTCGTTCGGCCTGCCTGAGCGCGAGGTCATCAACGCCGGCTTCCTGGCTATGGCGGTGTACGCCGGCATGAACTGCCCCATCGTCAACCCGCGCAAGTCCCGCCTAGCCCTGGCCGTGGCGGACCTGGTGCTGGGCCGCGACGATTATGCCATGAACTACCTGCGGGCGTATCGCGAACTGCAGAAGCTGGCGCAGGAAGAGGCTCAGCACTAGCCATCATCTCAGGGAACAAGGGAGCGGGGCCGCAACGGCCCCGCTTTTTACGTGGTGAACATGAAGGCGATGCCGAGGGATTTGGCCTCGCGGGCCAGCCGGCGCGCCTGGGCCTCGGGCAACAGCACTTTCGCCGGCCCCAGTTCCAC
The sequence above is a segment of the Anaerolineae bacterium genome. Coding sequences within it:
- a CDS encoding dihydropteroate synthase, whose translation is MKTVLRGTKKEVVIQPDALTVIIGERINPTGRKKLAAALVAGDLEYVRREAVAQVREGAHVIDVNVGAAGVDEVDLLPKAVLAVAEVVDVPICIDSSSVEAIEAALAVCPGRPLVNSVNGEEEKLERILPLVKKYNAAVIGLTMDDKGIPNDPHERLAIAKKIVDRAEAIGIAREDVIIDCLALTMGADSKAGLITLKTIELVRKELGNNITLGASNASFGLPEREVINAGFLAMAVYAGMNCPIVNPRKSRLALAVADLVLGRDDYAMNYLRAYRELQKLAQEEAQH